A section of the Rhodobacter sp. genome encodes:
- a CDS encoding VWA domain-containing protein produces MLIFAGLAIDMMRHEDVRLRMQGASDRAVLAATMLRDNASAATPEQILQAYFAAEGLSDQLGANYRIETGEDGSRTITVVPTATVPSLFMRLVGVNDFAVATPARATESVGGGVKLELVMVLDVSGSMNGQGKIGAMRDAAVALTDTLLTGAEPGTVAITLVPYDTWVLPPPGFLNYFSSLSGSGACNDWAIWNQITGSLNEPSARRNCSTATWRTVHPYVSNQTQAETYINELMASGTTSIDLGVRYGALFFDPSIRPAISGLIANGIIDPAFEGRPYDWDEPNVVRALILLTDGQNCCGERYGTGQQDTNTENVCTELKDHGILVYTVAYQAPTSGANLMMACASSPSHYFNTNASGIADAFAGIASNIQTQALRLTL; encoded by the coding sequence ATGCTCATTTTCGCGGGCCTCGCCATCGACATGATGCGCCACGAGGATGTGCGCCTGCGGATGCAAGGCGCCAGCGACCGCGCGGTGCTTGCCGCGACCATGTTGCGCGACAACGCCTCCGCGGCCACGCCCGAGCAGATCCTCCAGGCCTATTTCGCGGCCGAGGGTTTGAGCGATCAACTGGGCGCGAATTACCGGATCGAGACCGGCGAGGACGGCTCGCGCACGATCACCGTCGTGCCGACCGCGACCGTTCCGTCGCTGTTCATGCGTCTGGTCGGGGTGAACGACTTTGCCGTCGCCACGCCCGCGCGGGCGACAGAATCCGTGGGCGGCGGGGTCAAGCTGGAACTGGTCATGGTCCTGGATGTCTCGGGGTCGATGAACGGCCAGGGCAAGATCGGCGCGATGCGCGACGCCGCCGTTGCCCTGACCGACACGCTGCTGACGGGCGCGGAACCCGGAACCGTCGCGATCACGCTGGTGCCCTATGACACCTGGGTGCTGCCGCCCCCGGGCTTCCTGAATTATTTCTCGTCCCTTTCGGGCAGCGGGGCGTGCAACGACTGGGCGATCTGGAACCAGATCACGGGCAGCCTGAACGAACCCTCGGCGCGCCGGAACTGCAGCACCGCCACCTGGCGCACCGTGCACCCCTATGTGTCCAACCAGACCCAGGCCGAGACCTATATCAACGAGCTGATGGCCTCGGGGACCACCTCGATCGACCTGGGGGTCCGCTATGGCGCGCTGTTCTTCGACCCGTCGATCCGTCCCGCCATCTCGGGCCTGATCGCCAACGGCATTATCGATCCGGCATTCGAGGGCCGCCCCTATGACTGGGACGAACCCAACGTGGTGCGCGCGCTGATCCTGCTGACCGACGGTCAGAACTGCTGCGGCGAACGCTATGGCACGGGCCAGCAGGACACGAACACCGAAAACGTCTGCACCGAACTGAAGGATCACGGCATCCTGGTCTATACGGTCGCCTATCAGGCGCCGACCAGCGGCGCGAACCTGATGATGGCCTGCGCCTCGTCGCCCAGCCACTACTTCAACACCAACGCCAGCGGCATCGCCGACGCCTTTGCCGGGATCGCCAGCAACATCCAGACCCAGGCGCTGAGGCTGACGCTATGA
- a CDS encoding TetR/AcrR family transcriptional regulator, with protein MARKPGSRAEITGPRLRDAALRLFARDGYAAVSMRQIAAEVGVQAGAIYLYTADKQTLLADLMIDHLQALLAAWADSDPPAGPAPARLDHFARFHIRFHAARADAVFIAYMELRNLTPGNFARVEALRGHYEAELEAILKAGQAEGSLTVPDTKLAAMALIAMLTGVNTWFREGGRLTRARVEDIYVDMVLKAAGAGGAT; from the coding sequence ATGGCCCGCAAACCCGGTTCCCGCGCCGAGATCACCGGCCCGCGTCTGCGCGACGCGGCGCTCAGGCTGTTCGCGCGCGACGGATATGCGGCGGTGTCGATGCGCCAGATCGCCGCCGAGGTGGGGGTGCAGGCCGGGGCGATCTATCTGTATACCGCTGACAAGCAGACGCTGCTGGCCGATCTGATGATCGACCACTTGCAGGCGCTGCTGGCCGCCTGGGCGGACAGCGATCCGCCCGCCGGACCGGCGCCCGCGCGGCTCGATCATTTCGCGCGCTTTCACATCCGCTTTCACGCCGCGCGCGCGGATGCCGTGTTCATCGCCTATATGGAACTGCGCAATCTCACCCCCGGGAATTTCGCCCGCGTTGAAGCCCTGCGCGGCCACTACGAGGCCGAACTCGAGGCGATCCTGAAGGCCGGTCAGGCCGAGGGCAGCCTGACCGTGCCCGACACCAAACTGGCGGCGATGGCGCTGATTGCGATGCTGACGGGTGTCAACACCTGGTTCCGCGAAGGCGGGCGTCTGACCCGCGCCCGGGTCGAGGACATCTATGTGGATATGGTGCTGAAAGCCGCCGGCGCGGGTGGCGCAACGTAA
- a CDS encoding pilus assembly protein — protein MTWLATPLRRFLRSDRGTATIEFVIGIPLILAFLFSAIDYGTVMLRQVFLDRSVDIAVRQVRLGAITGNDFQEFRAMVCRNSFLISDCENSIAIELRPIDTETWAGLDTPAQCVNRAENLSPVLAFTPSAGQQQLMLIRVCAVVDPFIRMTGMVLGMPDDGSGGFFLVSRAAFANEPA, from the coding sequence ATGACCTGGCTTGCCACCCCTTTGCGCCGGTTCCTGCGATCTGATCGCGGCACCGCCACGATCGAATTCGTGATCGGCATTCCCCTGATCCTGGCCTTCCTGTTCTCGGCCATCGACTACGGCACGGTGATGCTGCGTCAGGTGTTTCTGGACCGCTCGGTCGATATCGCGGTCCGTCAGGTCCGGCTGGGCGCCATCACCGGCAACGACTTTCAGGAGTTCCGCGCGATGGTGTGCCGCAACAGCTTTCTGATCAGCGATTGCGAAAACAGCATCGCCATCGAGCTGCGCCCGATCGACACCGAAACCTGGGCCGGTCTGGACACGCCGGCGCAATGCGTCAACCGCGCCGAGAATCTGTCCCCGGTGCTGGCGTTCACCCCCTCGGCCGGTCAACAACAACTCATGCTGATCCGCGTTTGCGCGGTGGTCGATCCCTTCATTCGCATGACCGGCATGGTGCTGGGAATGCCCGACGATGGCTCGGGCGGTTTCTTCCTGGTGTCGCGCGCGGCCTTCGCCAACGAACCCGCATGA